One Rosa chinensis cultivar Old Blush chromosome 5, RchiOBHm-V2, whole genome shotgun sequence genomic region harbors:
- the LOC112201449 gene encoding wall-associated receptor kinase 5-like, translating to MKKRDFIKLKEKYFRENGGLLLQQQLARHGMETAKLYSAEELEKATNYYHASTVLGEGSYGTVYKGILPDNKEVAIKKSKIGARAQSDQFVNEVIIVSQINHRNVVRLLGCCLETEVPLLVYEFIRCGTLSEHIHKETKGASLSLGLRLKIAAETAGALAYLHSSTSMPIIHRDVKATNILLDENYTAKVSDFGASRLVPLDQNQLSTLVQGTLGYLDPEYLLTNQLTEKSDVYSFGVVLVELLTSQVALSFDRREEERSLASFFVRSIEQDHLKEILDGDIVDDGHVDETLKNIANLAKRCLRLKGEERPTMKEVATELDGMRITIMHPCGKADFGSEETENLETNAVAVKGDYGSSSTTSWYDSMQKQMLMPYDDGR from the coding sequence ATGAAGAAAAGAGATTTCATCAAACTCAAAGAGAAGTACTTCAGAGAAAATGGTGGATTACTGTTACAGCAACAACTCGCTAGACATGGAATGGAGACAGCAAAACTCTATAGTGCAGAAGAACTTGAGAAGGCCACAAACTATTACCATGCAAGTACAGTCCTTGGTGAAGGAAGCTATGGAACAGTCTACAAAGGAATACTACCAGATAACAAAGAGGTCGCTATTAAAAAGTCCAAAATTGGTGCTCGTGCTCAGAGCGATCAGTTTGTTAATGAGGTGATAATTGTTTCTCAAATAAACCACAGAAATGTGGTGAGGTTATTAGGTTGTTGCTTAGAGACAGAAGTGCCTTTACTGGTTTATGAGTTCATCAGGTGTGGAACTCTTTCTGAGCACATTCATAAAGAAACCAAAGGAGCATCGCTGTCATTGGGTTTAAGACTGAAGATAGCAGCAGAAACCGCAGGAGCACTAGCATACTTACACTCGTCCACTTCCATGCCAATCATTCACCGAGATGTCAAAGCAACGAATATACTATTGGACGAAAATTACACAGCGAAAGTGTCAGATTTTGGAGCTTCACGATTGGTTCCTCTAGATCAAAACCAACTATCAACTTTAGTGCAAGGGACACTTGGATACCTAGACCCTGAATACTTACTTACCAATCAGCTAACAGAAAAGAGtgatgtttatagctttggAGTTGTTCTTGTGGAACTGCTTACTAGTCAAGTTGCACTTTCTTTTGACCGCCGTGAGGAAGAGAGAAGCCTAGCAAGCTTCTTTGTTCGTTCAATAGAGCAGGATCACTTAAAAGAAATTCTTGATGGTGACATAGTTGATGATGGACATGTTGATGAGACACTAAAAAATATAGCTAATCTTGCAAAAAGATGTTTGAGACTAAAAGGCGAGGAAAGGCCTACCATGAAAGAAGTAGCCACAGAGCTAGATGGAATGAGAATTACGATAATGCATCCATGCGGTAAAGCTGATTTCGGTTCAGAAGAGACTGAGAATTTGGAGACGAATGCTGTTGCTGTTAAAGGTGACTATGGTTCTAGTAGTACAACTAGTTGGTATGACAGCATGCAAAAACAAATGTTAATGCCATATGATGATGGACGATAA